From the genome of Ictalurus furcatus strain D&B chromosome 4, Billie_1.0, whole genome shotgun sequence, one region includes:
- the LOC128607141 gene encoding glycine amidinotransferase, mitochondrial has protein sequence MRNANTALYNRPLCLCTALYFIHSAVHAAGITHNPPSRNMLRVRCLRGGSRGAEAAHLIGAMIGRTASRWVQKAFQSSSSAAAVRSHAAEVVGINEPVPDECPVCAYNEWDLLEEVIVGRAENARVPPFTVEVKANTYEKYWPFYQKYGGQTFPEEHLKKAITEIEEMCNILRHEGVVVRRPEPIDWSFEYKTPDFTSTGMYAAMPRDILLVVGNEIIEAPMAWRARFFEYRAYRPLIKEYFRQGAKWTTAPKPTMADELYDQDYPIRTVEDRHKLAAEGKFVTTEHEPCFDAADFIRAGTDLFVQRSQVTNFMGIEWMRRHLAPTYKVHVISFKDPNPKHIDATFNFIGPGLVLSNPERPCRQIEMFKKAGWTVVRPPTPLIPDDHPLWMSSKWLSMNVLMLDEKRVMVDANETTIQKMFENLGIKTIKVSIRHANSLGGGFHCWTTDVRRRGMLQSYFH, from the exons ATGAGGAATGCGAATACTGCGCTATATAACAGACCACTCTGCTTGTGCACTGCACTTTACTTCATACACTCAGCCGTGCATGCTGCAGGAATTACCCACAATCCCCCGAGCAGGAACATGCTGAGAGTGCGCTGTCTGAGAGGAGGAAGCCGAGGAGCCGAGGCTGCTCACTTAATCGGAGCCATG attGGACGTACGGCGTCCCGTTGGGTTCAGAAGGCGTTTCAGAGCTCGAGCTCGGCGGCTGCCGTGAGATCACACGCAGCTGAGGTCGTGGGCATCAATGAGCCTGTGCCTGATGAGTGTCCAGTTTGCGCTTATAACGAGTGGGACCTGCTGGAGGAAGTGATTGTGGGGCGCGCGGAAAACGCACGCGTCCCTCCGTTTACTGTAGAGGTCAAG GCCAACACGTACGAGAAGTACTGGCCATTTTATCAGAAATACGGAGGGCAGACATTCCCTGAGGAGCACCTGAAGAAGGCGATTACTGAAATCGAGGAAATGTGCAATATCCTGCGCCATGAAGGCGTCGTCGTGAGGAGACCTGAACCCATCGACTGGTCCTTCGAGTACAAAACCCCCGACTTCACATCCACAG gtatgtaCGCAGCCATGCCGCGGGACATCCTGTTGGTTGTGGGGAACGAGATCATTGAGGCTCCGATGGCGTGGAGAGCTCGGTTTTTCGAGTATCGTGCTTACAGGCCGCTCATTAAAGAGTACTTTAGACAAGGAGCAAAGTGGACCACCGCACCCAAACCCACCATGGCAGACGAGCTATACGATCag gattacCCAATCCGTACAGTAGAGGACAGACACAAACTGGCTGCAGAGGGAAAGTTTGTCACCACTGAACATGAGCCGTGTTTTGACGCTGCTGATTTCATCCGAGCCGGAACAGATCTGTTTGTGCAGAGGAGCcag GTTACTAACTTTATGGGAATCGAGTGGATGAGGCGTCACCTCGCTCCCACCTACAAAGTGCACGTCATCTCATTTAAGGATCCGAACCCCAAGCACATCGACGCCACCTTTAACTTCATCGGACCCGGACTGGTGCTGTCCAATCCAGAGAGACCATGCCGCCAG ATTGAGATGTTTAAGAAGGCTGGCTGGACGGTGGTGCGTCCACCAACACCTTTAATTCCTGACG ATCACCCACTCTGGATGTCCTCCAAGTGGTTGTCCATGAACGTCCTGATGCTGGACGAGAAACGTGTCATGGTGGATGCTAACGAGACTACCAttcaaaaaatgtttgaaaatcttG GTATAAAGACGATTAAAGTGAGCATTCGTCACGCTAACTCCCTGGGCGGAGGTTTCCACTGCTGGACCACGGACGTCCGACGCAGAGGAATGCTGCAGTCGTATTTCCACTAA
- the LOC128606309 gene encoding glycine amidinotransferase, mitochondrial-like, whose protein sequence is MRNANTALYNRPLCLCTALYFIHSAVHAAGITHNPPSRNMLRVRCLRGGSRGAEAAHLIGAMIGRTASRWVQKAFQSSSSAAAVRSHAAEVVGINEPVPDECPVCAYNEWDLLEEVIVGRAENARVPPFTVEVKANTYEKYWPFYQKYGGQTFPEEHLKKAITEIEEMCNILRHEGVVVRRPEPIDWSFEYKTPDFTSTGMYAAMPRDILLVVGNEIIEAPMAWRARFFEYRAYRPLIKEYFRQGAKWTTAPKPTMADELYDQDYPIRTVEDRHKLAAEGKFVTTEHEPCFDAADFIRAGTDLFVQRSQHSSYGDDESHLLKLTSLQTLCGFILAIMYEYSSTTGGAIKIFRRDNFHYFRKKIAVPQSHQSLNDLA, encoded by the exons ATGAGGAATGCGAATACTGCGCTATATAACAGACCACTCTGCTTGTGCACTGCACTTTACTTCATACACTCAGCCGTGCATGCTGCAGGAATTACCCACAATCCCCCGAGCAGGAACATGCTGAGAGTGCGCTGTCTGAGAGGAGGAAGCCGAGGAGCCGAGGCTGCTCACTTAATCGGAGCCATG attGGACGTACGGCGTCCCGTTGGGTTCAGAAGGCGTTTCAGAGCTCGAGCTCGGCGGCTGCCGTGAGATCACACGCAGCTGAGGTCGTGGGCATCAACGAGCCTGTGCCTGATGAGTGTCCAGTTTGCGCTTATAACGAGTGGGACCTGCTGGAGGAAGTGATTGTGGGGCGCGCGGAAAACGCACGCGTCCCTCCGTTTACTGTAGAGGTCAAG GCCAACACGTACGAGAAGTACTGGCCATTTTATCAGAAATACGGAGGGCAGACATTCCCTGAGGAGCACCTGAAGAAGGCGATTACTGAAATCGAGGAAATGTGCAATATCCTGCGCCATGAAGGCGTCGTCGTGAGGAGACCTGAACCCATCGACTGGTCCTTCGAGTACAAAACCCCCGACTTCACATCCACAG gtatgtaCGCAGCCATGCCGCGGGACATCCTGTTGGTTGTGGGGAACGAGATCATTGAGGCTCCGATGGCGTGGAGAGCTCGGTTTTTCGAGTATCGTGCTTACAGGCCGCTCATTAAAGAGTACTTTAGACAAGGAGCAAAGTGGACCACCGCACCCAAACCCACCATGGCAGACGAGCTATACGATCag gattacCCAATCCGTACAGTAGAGGACAGACACAAACTGGCTGCAGAGGGAAAGTTTGTCACCACTGAACATGAGCCGTGTTTTGACGCTGCTGATTTCATCCGAGCCGGAACAGATCTGTTTGTGCAGAGGAGCcag CATTCTTCATATGGAGACGATGAGAGCCACCTTCTCAAGCTTACAAGCTTGCAAACTCTCTGTGGTTTCATATTGGCCATCATGTACGAGTACTCCAGTACTACAGGTGGCGCTATTAAAATCTTCCGTCGTGACAATTTCCACTACTTCAGGAAGAAGATTGCTGTACCACAAAGTCATCAATCTTTGAATGACCTGGCTTGA